aaaatatattttttgattttactccctagtttttacacgtttaggggggtacccaaatattacagggggaaaacaaatttttttttaaaaggggggtaaaccgaatatcgctactattgcagggggcaaatgactattaaccctaattTGTATCAATAGAGTACACATgtatttttgattaatttatttcttttttatctaataattatatatattttacacAAAATCACCTATACATAATTTATTAATGAGAAAAACTATACTTACACCATTTTGTAACACTACACCATAAATTGATACACaaaatatactatttttatttttttataatttatttgaacTTTGAGTTATGTGCCAAGCCAATTACCTTGTTACAGCAATAGGGTGTAAGCTACGGTGTAGATACAAAATGGTGTCAAACTAGCACAGCTCTTTATTAATTTCTTACAATAATTGTTGGTCGAATATGGCACTAAAAAGCCCAATAAAATTAGGATAAAAGACTTTCCATACTGACCTGCATACTATTCTTAATAAAATGCAATTCCCTttccaaaaaataatatataatatactttgtgtttttttttggaCAAGAACTATACTTTGTGTTATGTCTTGACACGGTTGTAGTTATTGGCTTATTTATTACTAGCACTTAACTGTGCACCCATACATACTCAGCACTTGATCAAGAAGAATCCCCTTGTTCTTGACCCAAAAAGAAAAGTTTCTAGAAACAATAACTCATATTTTCCTTCTTTGGATCTTTCTTAACTTTTTATTTCCTTTCCTCTCCTCTTTCACCGTCACACACACTCTTTCCTACGTTTTCATCCTCTTTTTAATATCATTTCCCGGTAAAGACCGTCTTCTTTTCAGTTTCAGTCAGAGATCACCATTTCCTCATAAAACCGACACGACTTTTTGTTCAAAATACAGAACAAACCAACGTTGTTTTCAAAATGCCCGTTGTTTGTCTTACAAGTTTTAAGGTTAAAGCGTGAACGCGTTGTTAACTTTTCTTAAAAGTTTGAAACAAAAACAGGATTCGGCTTGAGATAGAAGCTGAAACTTCTCCTTGAGTTCATATTGTTTCCTCTGGTACGGTGATGTTTGATATAGGAACAATGCAATCTATGTCGAACCTTGATTGCTTTCTTCATCGTACAACACCTGTAGTACCATCTAAGTTGCTTCAGCAGGTTTTTTTCtcgtttttttatttgtttcattttgGTAAACTAGATTgaacttattttattttgatattttgaatcgACAGAATGAGATTGGAAAGCTTAACCGTTTATGGAATCGTTGCTGTGATAAAGAAGCAGTTGAGTATTTCAGTTTGAGTAATCTTTGGAATTGCTATAATGAGTGGAGTGCCTATGGAGTTGGAGTTCCAATTCACTTGAATGATGAAGATACACTTGTGCAATACTATGTTCCTTATCTCTCTGCAATTCAAATATTCACTAGCAACAATTTCAGGTATTTTACTTATCATAAATGTGAGGTTGTTAAGTTCTAGTTTTGAATGTTTTGAATTTGTTGCAGAGAAGAGATTGAGTGTGGTGATAGTGAGACACGAGATTCGTTGAGTGATTCTTACAGTGATGATAGCGAGTGTGATAAGGTATGGAGTTCATCAGAAGAAGGAGAGAACCTCTGGAATTTGGATGATCGACTGGGTCACCTTGATTTCCagtattttgaaaaatcaacTCCTTATGAAAGAGTTCCTTTGATGGATAAGGTCAGTTTAAGAGTTCCTTTGAAAAATCAACTTCATCTTTATCCATAGTATTATTTTCATGTTTTGTCTTGCAGTTAATTGTATTTTGCTTATTACATATTTGCCGTTTTATTTCCTGTATGTTGGTGTGGGGTTTTTTGGAgctggtttagtgtgttttagtgTGGGGATGCTGTGCTGATTTTTGAGGGGTGATTTGTTGTTTTAACTTCTGTACTGGTGTAACTCTGATTCTATTTCCTCTTCTCAGCATTACTTATGCTGTGGTGTTTTAATGATATATTTTCTTTggctttccaaaaaaaaaaacaagatgaCAAGCCATAGACTAGGCCTAGCAttaggaatttttttttttttataaatctatTTGACTTTTCAATGTGAATCCAGAAAACTCATTTTCAACTGACTAATAAGTTAGAAAAAATAAGATAATTGAAAATATGAATTTAAGAAAGTTTGGAATTGTTAGTAGTCTAGTTGAGTCTAATTAAATCTTATAAATCAATGTATTAGGTGAGATTGACCCATTTATAAACCTATATTCAAGTCATGTATTGTCTAATATGGAGGTCAAAAAAGGAAATGCCTTAGATATTTGATGAATCAAGTTGAATATGTAAGCACTAATTTAGGATGAtcataaataataatgaaaaatagCACTAGTAAAAAGTTAATTTTAGCAGAGAAATCCATTTTAGCACGACCGTTGATGTGAAAAGGTAAAAAGAATGTATCATTGACAAATTGGTTATCGCTTTCAGATTAATGGGTTAGCAGAAAGGTACTCTGGTTTGATGTCACTTAAAAGCGTTGATCTTTCACCAGCTAGTTGGATGGCAGTTTCATGGTATTAATTACTCTTCCTTGTTATAACAACAtttacttgattcatatttttcttcTACTTGTGGTCTTTCTACAATTAGTATAGTTATAAATGGTTAAATTAACACATTTTAGATTTAACATTTTTTAGGTACCCAATATATCATATTCCCGTGAGAAGGACAATTAAAGATCTTTCAACATGTTTTCTCACTTACCATACACTTTCATCTTCCTTCCAAGGTATTACTAGTCAAACAATTATGTGCATATATTTACCATGTCTAGAAAAGTTTTTAACAAAGAATGTGCACTAAATGGACTCAAATTTGTGTAGATAAGGACCGTGATGATGAAATGGAAGGAACACAAGAGAAGAAAGGTGAAGCAATCTGTCTGGCACCATTTGGTTTGGCCACGTACAAGATGCAAGGGAATAATTTGTGGGTTTCAGGAAAATGTGGTAGGGACCAAGAAAAGGTGGTTTCGCTATGTAGCGTGGCAGATTCATGGTTGAAGCAATTAAATGTCCACCATCATGACTTTAATTACTTCATGGGTATTAGGCATGGCTAAATTTAAGAATTAAAATGCACTATTGCACTTTGtttacccaatgaggaatgatgaCTTTTGTAGTTCTTTAATACTCTGAGTAGACTCTTCTGAAGTAGATTGAAGAGAGGTAGATGAGGAGGTAGGAGTATTTACTAAGTCGAAACTATTTACAACTTTAAACTTGGTTTTACTTTTGTACTGTATTCATTATCATGCTATTTAATACTAGTACTTACTTGAGGTTTGAGAAgtcacattttatttttaaatgccaCCTTGCAATTGGTTATATAAGTATCATGTACAATTAAAATGTACTATTAAAACTAAACAATTAAAATTACATGAAAAATTATTGGGAATATCTTTATGAATAATTACCTAAAAAAAAATCGATATAATTCtttcattgttttaattttttttcatttatgaaGATGTTCCAACAAGTTCATTTATAAAAGTACAAAGAATATCAAAGTAAAATGTATactcaatttttttatgaaataaagTACAAGACTATTATAATATCtactatttaaattttataaaatggcATAACTCATCTATACAAATAAAATGtgtcattatatatataatttgtataGACTCTAATTTGTGAGATTTAGATTTTTTCTAATACATCTTATCACACTAACCACTATTGAGTTTAGAGCTTTGATTTTACCGGTGGATGATCTCAATTGTTGATATGTGATATTTGGATTTTTTTCAATACCCCTCCATACGCATAacactattgagtttggtttgcatATATAAATGGTGGGCGACCTAGGGATCTCAACTTGCCTCCATTAGCATGGATCCCCGTGGGGATTCTCCGTTTGGGACCCCAAAGACGGGGATTTTTTTTCCCGCGGGGACGGGaatggggaacaaagtctccccgaaggcacttcggggacgggggtggcgtaTATATCCCCCGCCCGGTGGAGTCCCCGTCCCGCCTAAAGTAACATAATGTCCTtaagttttatataattttaaattattatggaagtttatttgtcatttcatataattaatcttatacacaaatttaaaatatatatatatatatatatatatatatatatatatatatatatatatatatatatatatatatatatatatatatatgtattgtaagtaaaagagtgagatataaatgattatttcaatttttttagtttgaaattttggtggtcatgacactcaatattatagattaaatattgttaaaacaatatatttatcataaaagaataatttctaaatttcttgtggttagttttgtaagcttttactattaatttgatttaaaataataaataaaaaatcatgtttatggatcTCTGCATGAACCATGGGAAACCGTGGGGATCcgcggggatggggatgggggacGAAATCCCCCCGTAGCGGGGACCCGAAGtggggatggggaatagattcgagggcggggattatgatgggaatgtatcccccgccccgccccattgacatccctaaggTGACCCGAATCaatacatttttattattatattataattagagTATGATATAATCCACTGGTGCAAAGCAACCGAACAACAACATCAAATCCCATTTGGTCGTCTTTGTAGCGGAGAAAAATTGAGATTGAAGGCCATTGTAATGACTCAActcatattttagtgaaagtcgtcaccatgctttattgtttccaaaggaaatgggaaaaagagcgaaataaaacccaaagttttttaaatcaaaactaatacaACAAAACAAAGATCTTAGGTTCGGGGGTTGATTATGCAATGGGAATGTATTAGCTCCCCTCATatttgtagtactctacaggaacctctttgaaaatatatattattgttttgttGTTATAATTGTCTGTTTTTGAAATAGAGTGGGATGGTGAGGAAAGAAGTTTTATTAAAAGTGTGTTCGGCAAGACATCGCATCatgtgcctacataccccttaagtgcaatagggaagtcagagcatgtgtagttccccttaaaaagaaaataaaagagtcAAAGTGacaaaaatctttttgggtgttgagttttaacaatactcaacgggtttttacaattttaagctttaacaatacttaacaagtttttttttttttaaaatacggtgtcaagctttaacaataaaAGACCAAGGTTGATTTTAAAAGAGTGGTGATTGAgttttaacaataaaaaatcaaGGGTTGATGTAAaagaggttgagctttaacaatacaaaaccaatttTAAACAAGGGGGagtgctaagctttaacaatacttaagcacaaagtaaaagaggaGGAAAAGATAATGAGTACCTTGACAACTTTAGTTATCAATACTATCCTATTCCTTTTTGATTCTTTGCAACAATGAGGAATAAAACATCTCAAGCAAGCTTTAATCGTGAGTATCTCAagtggtgtgtgtgtgtgtgtgtgtgtatgtgtgtgtgtgtgatatgtcatgtgtatcatggatacaatCAAAGGTGAGTTAGAGTATCAATGTATGTAAACAACTCAAGTATAAAAAATTGATGAATAAAAGGGATGACATACCTCAAGATCatatcatgtatgtatgagtatgatgtgatGATGGGTGAATATCTCATGTATGTGGGGTTAGTTCAATAATGATATATAAAAAGATGAAAACATAACCAAGTATATGGGGTACAAAGATGTAAatcaataagcatgtatatataaGTGAATAAACAAAGAGAGATCATGGCAATCAAGTTAATATTAACATGGTATTGTAGTAAAATCAAAGGAAAGATCAAGAGatcttaaaattagggttttagtatATACACTAACATAACTATTTTCTAAAGTTAAATAAATCCTAGGTAGACAACTAAGGAGATCATGTTATCATCCTTAAAAGAGATTCATCTTAACCCTAAATGGTTCACACAAACATGTACAAGTCATTTGGTAAAGAATTAGttgaaaatatttgaagaaaagGGTTTTTTTTAAAGACATTAAAAGTACcattttgaattaattaaaaatttatcaaatactagtatttttttggatttttaaaattattcacaaaatatatcACATAAATAAAGAGCGTacaaaaaatcaagtgaaaataattaaatttgataggttaaataaatattcaaagttataaaatacataaaataaacaagtggtaaaaatttatttttacaccTGAGGGGACTTGAATTCGGGCCACTAGGGTCACCAAATTAAAAAGTAACCACTACACCAACGCTCTATGAGTGACAGTCAAAtgcattcatatatatatatatatatatatatatatatatatatatatatatatatatatatatatatatatatatatatatatatatatatatatataaatgcacCTTAAATCCAAagtgaacttcatcttcaacctcaagtcaGCCatagattcaaattcaaattctccatttctcaaccattttAGAAAGTG
Above is a window of Vicia villosa cultivar HV-30 ecotype Madison, WI unplaced genomic scaffold, Vvil1.0 ctg.003191F_1_1, whole genome shotgun sequence DNA encoding:
- the LOC131640556 gene encoding uncharacterized protein LOC131640556 yields the protein MFDIGTMQSMSNLDCFLHRTTPVVPSKLLQQNEIGKLNRLWNRCCDKEAVEYFSLSNLWNCYNEWSAYGVGVPIHLNDEDTLVQYYVPYLSAIQIFTSNNFREEIECGDSETRDSLSDSYSDDSECDKVWSSSEEGENLWNLDDRLGHLDFQYFEKSTPYERVPLMDKINGLAERYSGLMSLKSVDLSPASWMAVSWYPIYHIPVRRTIKDLSTCFLTYHTLSSSFQDKDRDDEMEGTQEKKGEAICLAPFGLATYKMQGNNLWVSGKCGRDQEKVVSLCSVADSWLKQLNVHHHDFNYFMGIRHG